From the genome of Ignavibacteriales bacterium, one region includes:
- a CDS encoding PfkB family carbohydrate kinase, which translates to MILTITLNPLLERRLFFESVELGKSNKSTNEIFYAGGKGINVNRQLNFLGVQNSAFTFLGGNNGKVLRHCLTHDKIEFSVVSAKSETRIADLIIEKNNNRVSTFFGMNSIITSEEASEFKNKLEKMILNCSIVVFAGSSPCKETDDIFPFGIELANKHDKISILDTYGNHLNDCISASPTVIHNNVEEVERSLNISLSTEKDKLDFLHELYSKNIKLIFLTDGANPIYASKFNFHYKIIPPRVDVLDSTGSGDAFVAGVAYGLENALVFDEFVKRAAALGALNATRFETCEVTSELMEGLALDVELSTIGKKMKIINDTPNYK; encoded by the coding sequence ATGATTCTCACTATTACACTTAATCCTCTATTAGAACGCAGATTATTTTTTGAATCCGTAGAACTCGGCAAATCAAATAAAAGTACAAATGAGATTTTTTATGCTGGAGGAAAAGGAATTAATGTAAACCGTCAATTAAATTTCCTCGGCGTTCAAAATTCAGCATTCACTTTTCTTGGGGGAAACAATGGTAAAGTTTTACGTCATTGTTTAACTCATGATAAAATTGAATTCTCCGTTGTATCGGCAAAATCAGAGACTCGAATTGCCGATTTAATTATCGAAAAAAACAATAACCGCGTTTCTACTTTCTTTGGAATGAATAGCATAATTACTTCAGAGGAAGCTTCGGAATTCAAGAACAAACTTGAAAAAATGATTCTGAACTGTTCCATAGTTGTATTTGCAGGAAGTTCACCTTGCAAAGAGACCGATGATATCTTTCCTTTTGGAATTGAGCTTGCAAATAAACACGATAAAATTTCGATATTAGATACGTACGGAAATCATCTTAATGATTGTATATCCGCCTCTCCCACAGTAATTCATAATAATGTAGAAGAAGTAGAAAGATCTCTGAATATTTCGTTGAGTACCGAAAAAGATAAATTAGATTTTCTGCATGAACTCTATTCAAAAAATATCAAGCTGATTTTTTTAACGGACGGCGCCAATCCAATTTATGCTAGCAAATTTAATTTCCATTATAAAATAATTCCGCCGCGGGTTGATGTGTTAGATTCGACCGGAAGCGGCGACGCATTTGTCGCCGGTGTTGCATACGGATTGGAAAATGCTCTTGTCTTTGACGAATTTGTTAAGAGAGCCGCAGCGCTTGGTGCTTTAAATGCTACACGATTTGAAACGTGCGAAGTTACTTCTGAACTTATGGAAGGATTGGCTCTCGATGTGGAATTAAGTACAATCGGTAAAAAGATGAAGATCATCAATGACACTCCGAATTATAAATAG
- a CDS encoding GWxTD domain-containing protein, with protein sequence MKKIILLSFIFASVLFAQVESSSSSNTFNREGNFFLDYAGYMSAVPNKTRIDVFVQVPYSNISFVKKDDGFRGGFDITLTFMDEKKNNIIFERNWKEKVSSEDFTNTLSKSNFYLSYKSFDLSPGKYFLKCVVEDSDSRRISSKELPLNVRQITDSLGVSDIMLISEIVKEAGGERIVPNISSTVTSKNTSLSFFFDLYSSKQQDVVLEYTFNDIKENTSLKQEDPRTLKPGVNTITHTIKNTNFTVGDFELTVTLKDINRKTITSVDKKLHAKIGGLPSTIIDLDIAINQMLYIASPEELDYIKDGKAYDEKMARFLTFWDKKKPNPKEDDNPILYEYYRRIDYANKHFKGLGDGWRSDMGMVFVTFGPPSSVERHPMDMDSKPYEIWQYYELNRSFVFLDHTGFGDYRLLDPDYSRWPGYRQ encoded by the coding sequence GTGAAAAAAATAATTTTATTATCGTTTATTTTCGCATCTGTTTTGTTTGCTCAGGTTGAATCCTCATCCAGCAGCAATACATTTAACAGGGAAGGTAACTTCTTTCTTGATTACGCCGGATACATGAGCGCCGTACCTAATAAAACACGCATAGATGTTTTCGTTCAAGTCCCCTATTCAAATATCTCCTTTGTTAAGAAAGATGACGGATTCCGCGGCGGTTTTGATATTACCTTAACTTTTATGGATGAGAAGAAGAATAATATCATCTTTGAACGTAACTGGAAAGAAAAAGTCAGTTCGGAAGATTTTACAAATACATTGTCCAAATCAAATTTTTATCTAAGTTATAAATCATTTGATCTTTCACCCGGCAAATATTTTTTAAAATGTGTAGTGGAAGATTCCGATTCAAGACGAATTTCATCTAAAGAACTACCGCTCAATGTTCGTCAAATAACAGATTCACTTGGAGTGAGCGACATAATGCTTATCTCGGAAATTGTTAAAGAAGCAGGTGGGGAAAGAATTGTACCTAATATTTCTTCGACTGTTACAAGCAAGAATACATCACTCTCCTTCTTCTTCGATCTTTATTCCAGCAAGCAACAGGATGTTGTTCTTGAATACACATTTAATGATATTAAAGAAAATACTTCTTTAAAGCAGGAAGATCCGCGGACCCTAAAACCAGGTGTTAATACAATTACACATACCATAAAAAATACAAATTTTACTGTCGGTGATTTTGAATTGACCGTTACCTTAAAAGATATTAATAGGAAAACGATTACTTCAGTCGACAAAAAATTACACGCCAAAATCGGCGGTCTACCTTCTACAATAATTGATCTGGACATTGCGATTAATCAGATGTTGTACATAGCTTCTCCAGAAGAACTAGATTATATAAAGGATGGAAAAGCCTACGACGAAAAAATGGCCCGCTTCCTAACGTTTTGGGATAAGAAAAAACCAAACCCTAAAGAAGATGACAATCCAATTCTTTATGAATACTACAGACGTATTGATTACGCCAACAAACACTTCAAAGGGCTTGGTGATGGATGGAGAAGTGATATGGGGATGGTTTTTGTCACTTTCGGTCCGCCAAGTTCAGTTGAGAGACATCCTATGGATATGGACTCGAAGCCTTATGAAATATGGCAATATTACGAATTGAACCGATCATTTGTGTTCCTGGATCATACTGGCTTTGGCGATTACCGTTTGTTGGATCCTGATTACAGCCGGTGGCCGGGATACAGACAATAA